The following coding sequences lie in one Bifidobacterium sp. ESL0690 genomic window:
- the rplW gene encoding 50S ribosomal protein L23: MVAIHNPAHDVIIKPVVSEKSYAAGDRGQYTFVVAPDANKVQIKQAVEEIFNVKVTNVNTLNRAGKRQRTRTGFGQRANQKRAIVTVAEGQSIDIFGN, translated from the coding sequence ATGGTAGCTATTCACAATCCCGCCCACGATGTCATCATCAAGCCGGTAGTCTCCGAAAAGAGCTATGCCGCCGGTGACCGTGGTCAGTACACTTTCGTGGTCGCTCCTGATGCCAACAAGGTTCAGATCAAGCAGGCCGTCGAAGAAATCTTCAATGTCAAGGTGACGAACGTCAACACCCTCAACCGCGCCGGCAAGCGCCAGCGTACTCGTACCGGTTTCGGTCAGCGTGCCAATCAGAAGCGCGCGATCGTCACGGTCGCCGAGGGCCAGTCGATCGACATCTTCGGCAACTGA
- the rpsS gene encoding 30S ribosomal protein S19, which translates to MSRSIKKGPFVDAHLQKKVDEQNEKGTKNVIKTWSRRSMITPDFIGHTFAVHDGRKHVPVFVTESMVGHKLGEFAPTKTFRGHVHDDKKARR; encoded by the coding sequence ATGTCACGTAGCATCAAGAAGGGCCCCTTCGTCGACGCCCATTTACAGAAGAAAGTCGACGAACAGAACGAGAAGGGCACGAAGAACGTCATCAAGACGTGGTCGCGCCGTTCGATGATCACTCCGGACTTCATCGGTCACACCTTCGCTGTGCATGATGGTCGCAAGCATGTCCCGGTCTTCGTGACCGAGTCCATGGTTGGCCACAAGCTCGGTGAATTCGCACCGACGAAGACCTTCCGTGGTCACGTACATGACGACAAAAAAGCTCGCCGCTAA
- the rplB gene encoding 50S ribosomal protein L2, with amino-acid sequence MAIRVYKPTTPGRRNASVSDFSDLTRSTPEKSLVRKLNSTGGRNSYGRVTSRHRGGGHKRQYRLIDFKRWDKDGVPAKVAEIEYDPNRSARIALLHYADGEKRYIVAPKGIKQGDVIETGENADIKPGNNLPLRNIPTGTIVHAIELRPLGGAKIARSAGAGVQLVAKDGAYAQLRMPSGEIRNVDARCRATVGEVGNSDHANVQLGKAGRARWMGKRPITRGESMNPVDHPHGGTTRGGKPPVSPWGKGEVRTRRPKKASNKMIVRRRPNGKNRK; translated from the coding sequence ATGGCTATCCGCGTTTATAAGCCGACGACTCCGGGCCGCCGCAACGCGTCTGTGTCGGATTTCTCCGACCTCACGCGCTCCACGCCTGAAAAGTCGCTGGTACGCAAACTCAACAGCACCGGCGGTCGTAACTCTTACGGCCGTGTGACTTCCCGCCATCGCGGCGGTGGCCACAAGCGCCAGTACCGTCTCATCGATTTCAAGCGTTGGGACAAGGACGGCGTTCCTGCCAAGGTTGCTGAGATCGAATATGATCCGAACCGCTCCGCTCGTATCGCCCTCCTGCACTATGCAGATGGCGAGAAGCGCTACATCGTAGCGCCGAAGGGCATCAAGCAAGGTGACGTCATCGAGACCGGCGAAAATGCCGATATCAAGCCCGGCAACAATTTGCCGCTGCGCAATATCCCCACCGGTACGATTGTCCACGCCATTGAGCTCCGTCCTCTGGGCGGCGCCAAGATTGCGCGTTCCGCTGGTGCAGGCGTTCAGCTTGTCGCCAAGGACGGCGCTTACGCCCAGCTGCGTATGCCGTCCGGAGAAATCCGCAACGTCGACGCACGCTGCCGCGCAACCGTCGGTGAGGTCGGCAACTCCGATCACGCCAACGTGCAGCTCGGCAAGGCCGGTCGCGCCCGCTGGATGGGCAAGCGCCCGATCACCCGTGGTGAGTCCATGAACCCGGTCGACCACCCGCATGGTGGTACCACTCGCGGTGGTAAGCCGCCAGTGTCGCCGTGGGGCAAGGGCGAAGTTCGTACTCGCCGTCCGAAGAAGGCTTCGAACAAGATGATTGTTCGTCGTCGTCCCAATGGCAAGAACCGTAAGTAA
- the rplV gene encoding 50S ribosomal protein L22 yields the protein MEAKAIARHVRVTPRKARRMVDLIRGKKVSEAVTILKFAPQDASEPVLKVLQSATANARVKADKAGEAFRENDLYVKETYVDEGVTLKRFRARAQGRAGRINKRTSHITVVVASKEGAR from the coding sequence ATGGAAGCTAAAGCAATCGCACGTCACGTCCGTGTGACGCCGCGCAAGGCTCGCCGCATGGTCGACCTCATCCGAGGCAAAAAAGTGAGCGAAGCCGTCACCATCCTGAAATTCGCCCCGCAGGACGCCTCTGAGCCAGTGCTCAAGGTACTGCAGAGCGCCACCGCGAACGCACGCGTCAAGGCCGACAAGGCCGGCGAGGCGTTCCGTGAGAACGACCTGTATGTGAAAGAGACCTATGTGGACGAAGGCGTGACGCTCAAGCGTTTCCGTGCTCGTGCACAGGGCCGCGCCGGACGCATCAACAAGCGCACCAGCCACATCACCGTCGTTGTCGCCAGCAAGGAAGGAGCCCGCTAA